In one candidate division KSB1 bacterium genomic region, the following are encoded:
- a CDS encoding DEAD/DEAH box helicase — protein MTFEEFSLHPRLLRAVQKAGYEEPTPIQEKAIPLILAGQDLIGTAQTGTGKTAAFMLPILQHLIDAPRHKTQAVIITPTRELAEQIHEAIGQLAEFTNIRSAAVYGGVSPKNQIRALKSGVEILVVCPGRFLDLSGQGFGSFSAVKTVVLDEADRMLDMGFFPDVRRILSQMPKKRQTLMFSATFPREVEQLAAEALHQPQRVTLALAKPVHTVSHALYPVAPHLKTPLLLELLQQTEARSILIFTRTKHRAQKLAEKLSRSGRRATSLHGDLSQAKRQAALKGFRSGAYQIMVATDLAARGLDIARISHVINYDMPLNPDDYIHRIGRTGRAERTGQAYTLTTPEDRSMVRTLEKIIGKPLEHRKLEHFDYSRKDPAVEERRTVLPDLPRSREFQSRRRGVERRRPLRIR, from the coding sequence ATGACTTTTGAAGAATTTTCGCTTCACCCGCGTCTTCTGCGCGCCGTTCAAAAAGCCGGCTATGAGGAGCCGACGCCGATACAGGAAAAGGCGATTCCGCTTATTCTTGCGGGACAAGACTTGATCGGCACGGCGCAGACCGGTACAGGCAAAACGGCGGCGTTTATGCTGCCGATTCTGCAGCATTTGATCGATGCGCCGCGTCATAAAACCCAGGCCGTCATCATCACGCCGACGCGCGAGTTGGCGGAGCAAATCCACGAAGCGATCGGTCAATTGGCCGAGTTTACCAACATCCGCAGCGCTGCCGTCTACGGCGGCGTTTCGCCGAAAAATCAAATTCGCGCCCTCAAGTCGGGCGTCGAAATCCTCGTCGTCTGTCCGGGGCGATTTCTCGACCTGAGCGGGCAGGGATTCGGCTCTTTTTCTGCAGTCAAAACCGTAGTGTTGGATGAAGCCGACCGCATGCTCGATATGGGGTTCTTTCCCGACGTGCGCCGCATCCTGAGTCAAATGCCGAAAAAGCGTCAGACGTTGATGTTTTCCGCCACTTTTCCAAGAGAAGTCGAGCAGTTGGCGGCCGAGGCGCTGCATCAACCGCAGCGGGTGACTCTTGCCTTGGCCAAACCGGTGCACACGGTCAGCCACGCGCTCTACCCCGTGGCGCCGCATCTCAAAACGCCGCTTCTGCTGGAGCTGCTGCAGCAGACTGAAGCCCGATCGATCCTCATTTTCACGCGCACCAAGCATCGCGCACAAAAGCTGGCGGAAAAGCTCAGCCGCAGCGGCAGGCGGGCGACCAGCCTGCACGGCGATCTCAGCCAGGCGAAGCGGCAGGCGGCGCTCAAGGGCTTCCGCAGCGGCGCTTATCAAATCATGGTCGCTACGGATTTGGCGGCGCGGGGGCTTGACATCGCCCGCATTTCGCACGTCATTAACTATGACATGCCGCTCAATCCGGACGATTATATTCACCGCATCGGCCGCACCGGCAGAGCGGAGCGCACCGGACAAGCTTATACTCTTACCACTCCGGAAGACCGTTCGATGGTCAGGACTTTAGAAAAGATCATCGGCAAACCGTTAGAGCATCGAAAGTTGGAGCATTTCGACTATTCGCGGAAAGATCCTGCCGTCGAAGAGCGCCGCACCGTACTGCCCGACTTGCCGCGCAGTCGTGAGTTCCAATCGCGCCGTCGCGGCGTTGAAAGACGCAGGCCGCTGCGCATCCGCTGA
- a CDS encoding YhbY family RNA-binding protein — protein sequence MEKLTSFQRSYLRGLANTLKPDVVIGKSGLTDSVVAAINDALDANELIKVRFLEFKEEKKDLAMQIQERCRCFCVGITGFVAIFYRPQADPEKRRIQVPLSRSDVQ from the coding sequence ATGGAAAAATTGACGAGCTTTCAGCGCAGTTATCTGCGGGGTTTGGCCAACACACTCAAACCCGACGTGGTTATCGGCAAGAGCGGATTGACGGATTCGGTCGTTGCGGCCATCAACGACGCGTTGGACGCCAATGAACTGATCAAAGTGCGGTTTCTGGAGTTTAAAGAGGAGAAAAAAGATTTGGCGATGCAAATCCAGGAACGCTGTCGCTGCTTTTGCGTCGGCATCACCGGATTCGTGGCGATCTTTTATCGCCCCCAGGCAGATCCGGAAAAGCGGCGCATCCAAGTGCCGCTTTCCCGCTCCGATGTGCAATGA
- a CDS encoding MBL fold metallo-hydrolase codes for MMMILLAAFALGELPCDVVPSTSGDLQITFIGHGTLYFTWQNKVVHIDPWSRLTDYTALPKADVVLITHHHRDHLDPAAVAQIRKPETTVILTEKCAAEVQGTVMKNGDSLTVAGLTVRAVPAYNLVHKRDTGEPFHVKGEGNGYLITFGKLTVYIAGDTENIPEMAALHGRVDIAFLPVNLPYTMDAEMAAAAARAITPKILYPYHYNPEQVAKLQQLLAGEPIEVRVRAME; via the coding sequence ATGATGATGATATTGCTTGCAGCTTTTGCTCTTGGTGAATTGCCCTGCGATGTTGTGCCTTCGACAAGCGGCGATCTGCAGATTACCTTTATCGGTCACGGTACGCTCTATTTTACCTGGCAAAACAAAGTGGTTCATATCGATCCCTGGTCGCGGTTGACCGATTACACCGCCCTGCCCAAGGCAGACGTTGTGCTGATTACGCACCATCACCGCGATCATCTCGATCCGGCGGCCGTGGCCCAGATCCGCAAACCGGAAACAACGGTGATTTTGACGGAAAAGTGCGCCGCCGAGGTACAAGGGACGGTGATGAAAAACGGCGACTCGCTTACCGTTGCCGGACTCACCGTGCGGGCGGTTCCGGCCTACAATTTGGTGCACAAACGCGATACCGGCGAACCGTTTCATGTCAAGGGCGAAGGCAACGGCTACCTGATCACTTTTGGAAAGCTGACGGTGTATATTGCCGGAGATACGGAAAACATTCCCGAGATGGCGGCGCTGCACGGTCGTGTGGACATTGCTTTTCTGCCGGTCAATCTCCCATACACTATGGACGCAGAGATGGCTGCCGCGGCGGCACGGGCGATCACGCCCAAAATTCTCTATCCCTATCACTACAATCCGGAGCAGGTCGCCAAACTGCAGCAGCTCCTTGCCGGCGAACCGATTGAGGTCCGCGTCCGTGCAATGGAATAG
- a CDS encoding phosphate-starvation-inducible PsiE family protein, with translation MKIIAAFERGVVFVLLLLMVVVLVIGTVELAVMLYQSLIRPPFLLFDLTNLLEIFGTFLMVLIGLELLETIKVYWQQNKFHLEEVLIVSIIAVARKVILVDSKTFSADFLLGMAALILALAVSYFLVQRKRRNITDSTSEKQ, from the coding sequence ATGAAAATAATTGCCGCTTTCGAAAGAGGCGTGGTTTTTGTTCTCCTGCTCTTAATGGTCGTCGTTCTGGTGATCGGCACCGTCGAGCTGGCAGTCATGTTGTATCAAAGCCTTATTCGCCCGCCGTTTCTGCTTTTCGATCTGACCAATCTTTTGGAAATTTTCGGCACATTCCTCATGGTTCTCATCGGCCTGGAGCTGCTGGAGACCATAAAGGTTTATTGGCAGCAGAACAAATTCCATTTAGAAGAGGTGCTGATCGTTTCGATCATTGCCGTCGCCCGCAAGGTGATTTTGGTCGACAGCAAGACCTTTTCCGCTGATTTTCTGTTGGGAATGGCGGCGCTCATTTTGGCTTTGGCCGTTAGTTATTTTTTGGTACAGCGTAAGAGACGGAACATTACCGATTCGACAAGCGAAAAGCAATAA
- a CDS encoding N-acetylmuramoyl-L-alanine amidase: MWPLMLLAAIELLQAQVFVEATPIKGEGALAMLRRFLLPTDSAYVQKFYELNADRLGPNASLLAGKAYRLPIIVFEYDRVGIRTSLGIDDRELAARIDKYNRFALEAGLRSAPYQQDERLWVPFFEVLSYQGNSPPVFAPPVLSAPQKLTGKVRTDARSLYGGKNEAQPLGNSLAGHYFYLISGHGGPDPGAVGLREGVKLYEDEYAYDITLRLARALEAHGATVFMIIRDPDDGIREEGILRGDRDERFIDGSKISNKTMLRLQKQVSLVNELYRRHRTTAKSQWAIHIHVDSRSDSKRIDLFFYYQRTSEAGRKLALTLQRVFRKKYDTHQPGRGYRGTVSTRNLYVLKHMLPPTIYIEAANIRNRRDQDRLIIVNNRQALANWLCEGIIEHIKNQ; the protein is encoded by the coding sequence GTGTGGCCTCTGATGCTTTTAGCGGCGATAGAGTTGCTGCAGGCTCAGGTCTTTGTTGAGGCGACTCCCATTAAGGGCGAGGGGGCTCTTGCCATGTTGCGGCGTTTCCTGCTGCCGACCGATTCGGCATATGTACAAAAGTTTTATGAGTTGAACGCCGATCGCCTTGGTCCCAACGCTTCTCTTCTGGCCGGAAAAGCGTATCGTTTGCCGATTATCGTTTTCGAATATGATCGCGTCGGTATTCGTACCAGCCTCGGCATCGACGACCGAGAGTTGGCGGCACGCATCGACAAATATAATCGCTTCGCCTTGGAAGCCGGGCTGCGCTCCGCACCATACCAGCAGGACGAGCGTCTTTGGGTTCCTTTTTTCGAAGTCCTCTCCTACCAGGGCAATTCACCCCCCGTATTCGCTCCTCCTGTTTTGTCTGCGCCGCAAAAACTTACGGGCAAAGTGCGGACCGATGCTCGATCGCTTTACGGCGGCAAGAATGAGGCGCAGCCACTTGGCAACAGTCTGGCGGGACATTATTTCTACCTGATCAGCGGACACGGCGGGCCGGACCCGGGCGCCGTGGGGTTGCGTGAAGGCGTTAAGCTTTATGAAGACGAGTACGCTTACGACATAACCCTCCGGCTGGCGCGCGCACTCGAGGCTCACGGCGCGACCGTTTTCATGATCATCCGAGACCCTGACGACGGCATTCGCGAAGAAGGCATTCTGCGCGGCGATCGCGATGAACGCTTTATCGACGGCAGCAAAATATCGAACAAGACGATGCTGCGGCTGCAAAAACAGGTCTCTTTGGTCAACGAGCTTTACCGCCGTCATCGCACGACTGCCAAATCGCAATGGGCTATCCACATTCACGTGGATTCGCGCTCGGATTCAAAGCGCATCGACCTGTTTTTTTACTATCAACGGACAAGCGAGGCGGGAAGGAAGCTGGCGTTGACACTGCAACGGGTTTTTCGCAAAAAGTACGATACCCATCAGCCGGGCCGAGGATATCGCGGCACTGTGTCGACGCGCAATCTATACGTCCTCAAGCACATGCTCCCGCCGACGATTTATATCGAAGCGGCAAATATTCGCAATCGGCGCGATCAGGATCGGCTGATTATTGTCAACAATCGGCAAGCCTTGGCAAACTGGCTCTGCGAAGGCATCATCGAGCACATCAAAAATCAATAG